From Lolium perenne isolate Kyuss_39 chromosome 5, Kyuss_2.0, whole genome shotgun sequence, a single genomic window includes:
- the LOC127302772 gene encoding uncharacterized protein, whose translation MPGGNPTLGADGGEAETISISGDDVVLAGGGAMNLFAARVRGAGAGSKEAGSAGGQALLELTPHRTAVCHLVQVCASPGAQEEGPLAGLPFPFESVAHHNGLGLFFFSLTQDATLFLVNDAKEIQQFF comes from the exons ATGCCCGGGGGCAACCCAACGCTAGGCGCCGACGGAGGGGAGgccgaaacaatttcaatttccgGCGACGACGTCGtcctcgccggcggcggcgccatgAACTTGTTCGCCGCTCGTGTTCGCGGAGCGGGGGCGGGGTCGAAGGAGGCGGGATCTGCAGGAGGCCAGGCGCTTCTGGAGCTTACGCCGCATAGGACGGCGGTGTGCCATCTAGTGCAGGTCTGCGCGTCGCCGGGGGCGCAGGAAGAGGGCCCCCTAGCCGGGCTGCCATTCCCGTTCGAGTCCGTCGCCCACCACAACGGCCTCGggctcttcttcttctccctcaccCAG GATGCCACACTGTTTCTAGTAAATGATGCAAAGGAGATTCAACAATTTTTCTAG
- the LOC127298366 gene encoding putrescine hydroxycinnamoyltransferase 3-like — translation MEVKVLSSKLVKPAYNAGAAPATEYIPLSIFDRVTFDMQMAIIYAFASPAPSTAAIEKGLAAVLAQYRVFAGQLGVNPDDGAPSFILNDRGARLVEASVDADLIDMAPAKPTPELLKLHPDLEGELEEVVLLQLTRFRCGSLAVGFTSNHVVADGHATSNFLVAWGRATRGLPMGAPPVHHHKDLFKPRSSPRVEHDHRNREYYLPSPTNVESHHGDVADNIVIHKAHFTKDFIAGLRGSASEGRGRPFSRFETILAHLWRTMTRARDLSPEETTTIRLSVDGRHRLGKPAEYFGNMVLWAFPRATVGDLLTRPLKHAAQVIHDEVARVDGGYFQSFVDFATSGAAEKEGLARSAVCKDVMCPDVEVDSWLTFPFYELDFGTGSPSYFMPSYFPTEGMLFLTPSYIGDGSVDAFVPVFEHNLQAFKECCYSTE, via the coding sequence ATGGAGGTTAAGGTGTTGAGCTCCAAGCTCGTTAAGCCTGCCTACAATGCCGGCGCGGCACCAGCCACCGAGTACATCCCTCTGTCCATCTTCGACAGGGTGACGTTCGACATGCAGATGGCAATCATCTACGCCTTcgcctcgccggctccttccacGGCAGCCATCGAGAAGGGCCTGGCAGCGGTGCTCGCCCAGTACCGCGTCTTCGCCGGCCAGCTCGGCGTCAACCCTGATGACGGCGCGCCCTCCTTCATTCTCAATGACCGTGGCGCCCGCCTCGTGGAGGCCTCCGTGGATGCCGACCTCATCGACATGGCACCGGCAAAGCCCACGCCGGAGCTGCTGAAGCTGCACCCGGACCTGGAGGGGGAGCTAGAGGAGGTGGTGCTGCTGCAGCTCACCCGGTTCAGGTGCGGCTCCCTCGCCGTTGGGTTCACCTCCAACCACGTTGTCGCCGACGGCCACGCTACCAGCAACTTCCTGGTTGCATGGGGACGTGCCACCAGAGGGCTCCCCATGGGTGCCCCGCCAGTGCACCACCACAAGGACCTCTTCAAGCCCCGATCATCGCCTCGCGTGGAGCATGACCACCGCAACAGAGAGTATTACCTTCCATCTCCCACCAACGTCGAGAGCCACCACGGCGACGTCGCCGACAACATCGTCATCCACAAGGCGCACTTCACCAAGGACTTCATTGCCGGGCTCCGTGGCAGCGCGTCGGAGGGGCGCGGCCGGCCGTTCAGCCGGTTCGAGACCATCCTCGCCCACCTCTGGCGCACCATGACGCGGGCGCGCGACCTGAGCCCAGAAGAGACGACGACCATACGCCTGTCCGTCGACGGGCGCCACCGGCTCGGCAAACCAGCAGAGTACTTTGGCAACATGGTGCTCTGGGCGTTCCCGCGCGCCACGGTAGGTGACCTCCTGACCCGGCCTCTGAAGCACGCCGCGCAGGTGATCCACGACGAGGTGGCCAGGGTGGACGGCGGCTACTTCCAGTCCTTCGTCGATTTCGCGACCTCCGGCGCTGCCGAGAAGGAAGGGCTCGCGCGGAGCGCCGTGTGCAAGGACGTGATGTGCCCGGACGTCGAGGTGGACAGCTGGCTCACCTTCCCGTTCTACGAACTGGACTTCGGAACCGGGAGCCCGAGCTACTTCATGCCGTCCTACTTCCCTACGGAGGGGATGCTCTTCCTCACGCCGTCCTACATTGGCGATGGCAGCGTCGACGCATTCGTCCCTGTCTTCGAGCACAACCTGCAAGCGTTCAAAGAATGCTGCTACTCCACGGAGTAG
- the LOC127304352 gene encoding putative F-box protein At2g33190 — MAAQLRRRSQRLLDQKLDWSTVLPHELWEKIGKGLHSGRDAASFRCMCRLWRAALPFTEFAPALMMPFDPESTDGTITFYRPTDGKTYTKDLPVLQGKLVCGSSHGWLALVDEAACLTLLNPFTRATIALPPTDAHFAIDFSRPAVFLDGRWFHRPSFSDGMLRELKLHEMPDVFFSEVVLSSPADSGDCTAVALLNESSDVAFCRVGDDGSWRLLRTGLTHEISCVVHCRNRFLAITYDGQISICNLVGAIPTARPMQSLELPKQVSPLSYLQLNGELHLVGTLGSTHCTRLYKCNVFARKPVWSMVTNAGDLTVLTSHYIAAASRAGGSVSGLEKNSIYYSGHLGRHVEVVKDDKGSTKPVL; from the exons ATGGCGGCGCAGCTTCGTCGGAGAAGCCAAAGGCTGCTGGACCAGAAGCTGGACTGGAGCACCGTTCTGCCACACGAGCTCTGGGAGAAAATCGGCAAGGGGCTCCATTCCGGCCGGGACGCCGCCAGCTTCCGGTGCATGTGCAGGCTCTGGCGCGCCGCGCTGCCCTTCACGGAGTTCGCGCCGGCGCTGATGATGCCCTTCGACCCGGAGTCAACCGACGGCACCATCACCTTCTACAGGCCGACGGACGGGAAGACCTACACGAAGGATCTTCCGGTGCTCCAAGGTAAGCTGGTGTGTGGGTCGTCGCACGGCTGGCTGGCCCTCGTCGACGAGGCCGCGTGCCTGACCCTTCTGAACCCATTCACCCGGGCCACGATCGCGCTCCCGCCCACCGACGCGCACTTCGCCATCGACTTCTCGAGACCCGCCGTCTTTCTCGACGGCCGGTGGTTCCACCGCCCATCTTTCTCCGATGGCATGCTACGCGAACTTAAGCTACATGAGATGCCCGACGTGTTCTTCAGCGAGGTTGTGCTATCCTCGCCTGCCGACTCGGGTGACTGTACTGCGGTGGCGCTACTCAACGAGTCGTCCGATGTCGCCTTCTGCCGCGTCGGGGACGACGGCTCCTGGAGGTTGCTCAGAACCGGACTGACACATGAAATCAGCTGCGTTGTCCACTGCCGCAACAGGTTCCTAGCAATCACCTACGACGGACAGATCTCCATCTGCAACCTCGTGGGTGCAATTCCGACGGCGAGGCCGATGCAATCGTTGGAGCTGCCCAAACAAGTCTCCCCATTATCATATCTGCAGCTGAATGGCGAGCTGCACCTGGTGGGCACCCTTGGCTCCACACACTGCACCCGGCTCTACAAGTGCAATGTCTTTGCCCGGAAACCCGTGTGGTCCATGGTGACGAATGCCGGTGATCTGACAGTGCTCACGTCACATTATATCGCGGCCGCCAGCCGTGCCGGAGGAAGCGTTTCTGGGCTCGAGAAGAATTCGATCTACTACTCCGGGCATCTCG GAAGGCATGTTGAAGTGGTGAAAGATGACAAGGGAAGCACCAAGCCTGTTCTGTGA